The genomic segment CCTTTTCGAAAGTAAAAttacatattttattattattgtttttttatcgATATTATTATGATTATTAGTGTGGGTTTGGTAAAAAATTGACTTTCTTTACTTAAAAATGGATTAAATAGGTATAGTTGGGCAAATTCATGCACTTGTGCAGTTATACGTGTGTTTAGTTGGATGGATACATATATTATTGTGAAATCGAACAATAAATAAGACAAAAAGAGATGAAGGAATCatctgtttaaaattttaatcatacTATACCGATTAGTTAACTTTTCTTTAGTACTAAAAATGAAGGGGGATTGAACCCGAATCTAAGGGTGAGACCAACTGGGCTACAATTCCGATCTCGATTAATTAACTTTAACCCAACGGGGTCTTAGATAGATAATTGGGAAAAATTATTGTGCATGTTCCTTGTTAAATCgatgttttaaaaaattcataatctATTTTGttaaagagtaggtcttttgtgggacggtctcacgaatctttatctgtgagacggatcaatcttaccgatattcataataaaaagtagcactcttagcataaaaagtaataatctttcatggatgacacaaataagagatctgtctcacaaaatacgacccgtgagagcgtctcacacaagtttttactttTGTGAAATATTTATATGATCAAATAAAAATAGTTAGTGTTTGagtttctttaattaaattgaaTAATCAACACAAATTGTTGATAACTATATCATATAAATAACTTGTTTTGTATGgagaatattttattatatattattattgtatTATGAACTCCACCCCAACCGTTCGATGTCGGGAACTACGGACCAATATCAGACTAAATCAACGGCTAAGATGACCTATATGGAAGAATCAAAattcaatttatttaatataattaaatattaatatacaCACTGGGAATAATAAAGAAACTGCGGGGAGGCGTAAAAAGATGGGTCAATAGTTAGTTGGGTGCACATGATTTGGTGAACTTTTACCCTTTTTCATAtgtaatattttgatattttagatTTATGttttagaaatttaaattattattccCCAACCATTTTCTTATTAGAATAATTGGCTAACAATGTGTGTTATTAACGCACTACGATCGAATTTGTATGTCGCATTTATTTATTTCCTCGACTGTAACTAGTTTAAACGAAGTCGTTCTTGTACATGTAACATTTTGTCACGTATGACACTTATATTTATACATGTTGTATTCACGACCATTTCTAATATCATTTcacataattattttataaactcatgTGAACCCAACTGCATAATAAGCTCGTCTGACTATTATTTTGTTGTTGCTTCGTAATAACTAATTCAAATTGTCATAGAAAATCTATCGTAATTTCTCATCAATATATTCAAACTTTTTATTACTAATGAATGAGTGACGTCCATATTACATCTCGTTATCCATCTAATCCAAGATTATCTTTTTTAGGAAAAGATTTATATTTAAGCTATTTTATTGCTTTTGATTGcccattattattataattttattttcattgaaaatatatgtatatacgtAAACCTCTTGATCGAATCCACGCCGAAAACTAAATGGGACCATATTACATAGCTCAGGCTAGTAGGACCCAAGACAACTTTTTtcccccttttttttttttttttgagaatcCAAGAAAACTTTTATATATGCATAATTAGAAAGAGTGAGTCACTAaacatttatattattattattatcctCACGAGAAagaaaaatccaaaaaaaaaaaaatcaataaatttcatcataattaattgaaaactcCGACATTTATTGATGTAAATAAGTGGACCACCAAAATCATATTGCATATCGTCCGAATTCAAAAGAAAAGATTCGACGTAAAGACAtgaaatttagaatttactTATAATACTAGGGAGATATGCCACGATGCGACAAGGAGCTTGAGAATATTGACCCATTGATTTGCACTAATCCTCCAAAAAAATTTGTGAGCTTTTCTATATATTCATGAATTCACATCAAGAAATGTTAGCTTGAATCCAACTGAAAAAACAATAAGCCAATTCATcgccatttaaaaaaaaaaacttgggaTGGGTCGATATTAATCCATTGATGTCTTCTCCCATTAGTTTGTTCAAATGACGTTCCAATCAGATTAATTTTATGACATAACGATTTATTTGATGTGATATTATTTGTTCAATAAAgtgaatacaaaaaaaaaaaaaaaacaagaattaAAGTTATTGAAAATTCTTGGCCTTAAAAGGGCAATCGATATAGATTTGGTTGAGCTTTTAAAGTGTAAAGTTTGAAAAGGAATATAATTTTGTAAGATTATATGATGCTGAAATCTAGGGCATTGACATTGTATGGTaccttttcttatttttctaagTTGCACAATTTATTGGTCAATAACAGAGATCCACATGATTTAATGTCGTATAACAACACTTCAAAAAAATCTAGGAGAGTACGACTGATTTTGAAAAGTTGAGAATGAACTGGTTagttaatcattttcataaaacgataacaaaaaataaactgTCGGTAATATACCGTATTCAAATTATATAGTTGACTTGGTCAAAATAATGACCCTAGTTTGAGAAAATGGTGAATGTTTTGAGTCCATAACATGGGTAGGCCATTAGGCATGGGAATGCCTCGGACCAAATCATGCCTGATTACTAAGCATTTCCCCTCTTTTGCATCGAAATTGCAATGATACGATGCATTCTTTTCGTTTTGTGGAAATGTTTTTGAAAGTGCGACATGATTATATTCCTTGCAGGCTTTCATTGCAGTTCACCAAAATGGAAATtggaataaaattatttatattagtaTCTCTCTTTCTGATTAAATACAcactattatttatttttaatatgggTTGGGTAGACTCGTCTCACGAATTTAGATttgtgatatcgtctcacataaattcTACTCATGATCACATTTAGTGTTAGTAAGGCGGAGGGTGCTGTTTACGGAAAATAACTTCATTTTTGATATTTCGATTTGTAACAAATTATGTAACACTgtcattcttggttgatttagGCCAAATCGTAATGTTTTTAGTTAATTAGTTAGTATTCTGAATGTAGGATGGACTTAAATGAAAACCCATCTTAATTTGTGGATCAATGTATAGATTTCCGATTTATTGAGTAAAAAAAGTTtcccatgaaatttttttagtattttctttgaaaaaaaataaagaaggcTTTCCAGTTGCATGctggaatttgatttttcatAGATTCGGGCTGTGGTTTTGAGGCCTtataatatgataaatttaGTTAGGGCCGGGCTCATATTTGGGCTCTTAGAGTCAATCATCGGCCCACAACTAACTAATCCAGGGACTAACTTCGGTCCAATGAATAATGTGTATAACCAAcctttctctctctctcttttttttaagAATATACCATTTGTCCATTTCCATTAATTATCCCAAAAGATCTTGCTTTACTTATAGTGGAGCacactgttttttttttctttcaaaataatgacttaaataaaaaatattcactgccccaaaaaatttaaaaaatttgaaaacccccaaaataaataaatcaaacataataaattttatttttaaaaaacataattACTGTTCTCTAATGAAAAGGCCATTTCCCTTAAAACAAAAAAGGcttatataagtatatattaaATACCAATTAAGGACACGGGGCATTAAAGTTAAAGTCATACGAGATTATTAAGAGagtgtttgagacaatttataaaatttgaatccttaaaaaatgaatcaattactctcaatttttaaaaatatttttggagcttgtttaaaatattaaatttatttatacatgaGTTTTTAAGAATTTCGAATGAAattcataaaatttaaaatcatattttattacaaacattttatattttaaaaatcaaattttttgtaACCTGCATTTccagatttatttattaattcacaTATTTTGTgcatttatataaatttatcatttgtttgtttgtttttattaaatcttatataaatttttcagcATTCATgttataaaaacataaaataattttaatacaaaatttcaaaatttaataataattatataaatatattgttgATCGTGTAAGTATCAAAGTTTAGATAATAAAAAGACAAATATTATGTAAGTTAAAgataattttgtaatttttttaaaaaaaactgaaTCAATTTTTCTCTAAATACTCAAATTTTAACTTTACTaactttaacattttttttaccaaaTAATCTCTATCTTTAACTTTTCACCtactttcaaaaaatatttagaaaaattatttcaaacaaacAAAACTCTCCCACACACACTTTAATTTTAGTCAAATTGTAAAACGGCAGGCTTCTTAAGCGGTAGGGACAACAATACTGTTTTATTTTACCATGTCACTATATGGCCAATCAACTTATGGCACGTGTATATTTGAAAGTCAACCTTTACATCGACCTTCGAATAATTCAATTTTGTCGCATAAAAAAAGGTGTATATATACATTGAtgcataatttatataattaaaaaaaaacataaataagaTTTGCATATTAAATGATATGTTTCTCTCATcatacaataaaataattatgagaTGTGTCGGCTCGATCTacataaataatgaaaaatagtatttttgaaataaaaaatcatatttttttatgagttgTGTCGGATAAAACATACATCTCACAAAATTTATATGTGAGAcaatctcataaaaatttttgtTATAAAATAAACCCGtcgaacaaataaaataattgatttatagaaaattaaaatacCGAACAACAACCTACATAATATTTTTTGCATAATTAAATCttgtgaaaattttaaattaatcggAAATATAAAGTTCGGAAACATTAATGTCCTATGTAGTAAAAGTCAAAGTCAATTTTATGAAAGTtgctaaaattttaaagtccgcaaaatttaatgttttaaaatccGTGGAATAAATGTTTTATCTAGAAAACCTGTTCCACTAGATTTTTCCATCCTTATATGTCTAtttgatcaaatttttttatttaaaaaaatcttctGCCTATATTACCCTTGATTGATAAGCATGGAATTATCACTTTGACTAGGCGTTGTCGATGTGACCAAAGGTTCCTATCCTTGTAAaaatgctttaaaataattaatatacataattatgatataagattttaatttataattttattaacgCTAAACGGATTTAATTTAAATCTACcttgtaagaaataaaattaatttttaaattataatatattaatttaagtattagaaatatttttaaatagtaCGCCTCTTGTAAGAagatatcacgaatctttatccgtgagataTGACAACCATGTTCATATTTACACTAATAAGTAATACTTTTGacacaaaaataatattttttataagttATCCAAATAGgatatctgtctcataaaattgactaAGGAAaccatctcataaaattattGTAATcttgaaattaaaaataatatgtagTATTTAATATATGCTTATCAATATTCATATGCAATGGCCTCACAAGTTTTATATTGTGTATAGTAACCGAAATTGCACTacatttaaatgataagaaacataacttatttcaaaattctaaagAAGTTTCCTGTATAACTTTATATATATTACAATATAATATCTATTTACtacattaaataattattaatgaaTTTTCTTTATAGTTTGAACAAATAGGTTTTTTGGTATTACAATTCACTAAAAGGGATTCATATATGAATTAATTGGATGTTTTTttcaagacaaaaacttgtgtgagacggtctcacgtgtcgtattttgtgatacagatcttttatttgagtcatccagtgaaaaaatattactttttatgctaaaaatattattttttattgtgaacatcGGTAtagttgacatgtctcacaagtAAATATTCGTGACACCGTGTCACAAAATACCTAATATTCTTTCAATTATGTTGGCTTATTCTCCTTTTTTCTCTCGTTCAATTCAAAGCCAAAGCCATAAATATGCCGCTATTTCTTACCATTTGACTTGGATAATTTCGATTTATTTCAACTTATTTTAAACATTCTATAAAATATAATCTGACACTTATTTCTATTGGCTCAAATCCAAACAAATCATTCAAAGTTTTGAATAATTTCCAATTCTTGAAATGGATGAACTCGATATACCCCAATATTTCATCTGCCCCATATCACTCCAAATCATGAAGGATCCCGTCACCATCATCTCCGGCATCACCTACGACCGCGAAAGCCTCGAGCGATGGCTTCTCACCGCCGTGGCGGAAGGCCACTCCTCCGCCGTGTGTCCTGTCTCAAAGCAGCTCCTGCCTCTGATGAGCTCGGACTTGACTCCGAACCACATGCTCAGAAGATTGATCCAAGCCTGGTGCATTGCCAATGCTAAAAGTGGGATCGAACGAATCCCGACTCCGAAATCTCCCGTTCACAAATCTGTTGTACTCAAACTCATCCGCGATGTGAAAAGCGGGAATCCTTTGTTTCATTTGAATGCTATTAAGAAGTTGGATGAGTTTTCCAAAGATAAAGAAAAGAACCTGAAAGCCATGGCGGAAGCAGGAGTACCAAGAGCGATGATTTTTCTGATCTTGAAGAGATTTAAAGAAGGTAAAACCCTATTTCTTGAAGAAGCTTTGAGGATCCTGAAACTAACATGGATTCCAATAGAGGAAAACAAGAAGATTGTTGAGGAAAACTTTGACTTTATCCATTCTCTTTTGTGGGTTTTGAGCAGTAATGAACTAGAAAATACTTCCAAGATTCATGCTCTTAAAATGTTGAAAAATGTGACAGAAGTTGCGAAGACCAGTCTCCTGGAAAGATTAAAGCTTGATTTCTTCAAAGAAATGGCGAGTATCCTTCACAAGAACATATCTCCACAAGACAACAAATCTGTTCTCCATGTTCTCATACAAACTTCCCCTTTCGGAATGAACAGGATGAAAATAGTGGAAGCTGGCGCCATATTCGAAGTTATGGAACTCGAGCTACACAATCCCGATAAAAAAACCACAGAGCTCATCTTCTGTCTGTTGGCAAACTTGTGTTCCTGTGCAGAAGGCCGGCAGCAGTTTTTAAAGCACGCCGGTGGGATTGCGTTGGCTGCAAAACGGTTGCTGAGGATTTCTCCGACAACTGATGATCGAGCACTTTGCATAATCGAATCAATTGCTCGATTTGCAGCCACACAAGAGGTGGTTTTGGAGATGTTAAGGGTGAGTGCTGTGTCGAAATTGTGCATGGTTCTTCAGGCGGATTGTGCGGGTTATTTGAAGAATAAAGCCAAGGATATTCCGAGGTTGCATAATTATGCTTGGAGTAACTCGCCTTGCGTTCAAGTTTATCTTTTAACTTGGTATACCCGATGAAAAAGGGCAagtcaaaaattatatatatgcatgcatgcatggaTGTTTTTGTGTACATTAATGTAGTCTTAAATCCCATGTATAATAACAGGAAATtggtaaaattaaaatttaggtACAAGTGCAGTTCctgttaaaattttataatctgGTCTTTCAATTAAGAATCATAACACATAGCTCAAGTGTTTCAGAAACCATATTTCAACAAAATTTAACATCAAACAGTGCAAGATCGAACGATGGTCCCTTTGCTGGTTAATTTGTAGATTATTAATTCCTGCAGGCTGCAGTGCCGGGATTTGAATGGATTTTCTCGCTTCTCTAGCTTTCACCTTTGCTCTAATATTTCCTATTTCACTGTGATTTTTCCTTACACATTTCGGTCCAACATCCTTCAACCGTTGATTGTATGACCCAATGACTTTCGACGCCTTAATTCTCACTATATATGCTAAAAATTCAAACGTATGTGCAGTATCTTCCATTTTATTACATAATCTCGTTTTCACCATTTTCATGTGGCTGAAAGTACATGCTCTaattaatgataaaatatcatatataacaTATTATATCATTTATAGactctttaaataaaatcactAAAAACGACGAGCACTAACTGTtataaatcaaacaaaaaataatagatTCAAGTGttgatatttgaaaatatatataaaattgtaTTGTAAATCGCAAACTGTTAGTGATAACTTAGTGATTTGGGATTAACTTAAATTTTAATCttaaagtaattaaaataaatcgtaTACTCGAAATTGACAACGATATCCATTAACTgattgtatttatttttggtaaATTCATTTGTACTCTCAATTCTTAGAATAAGCTACAAAAAAATATAGTtaatatttttaagaatattaaATATAGAAAGatacacaaaaaaaaatatgttaaaaacTATTACTTTTATTTCATCCTAATTTATATTGTCCTTAATAAAGTGAAGTTTATGAAGTGCAAATTACATTCGCTTTGATTAATCATAATATCTTataaaatagttaattaatttataattaatatatttgtgtattaaaatttttcatcattaaaaacaaaatagacataaattaatttaatatttatctacataatataaatagattcaaataaaatattcttaatAGTCGTTAGAGGATtggatatataaaaaatataaaataaaaaaatattaatcatatttgtattttatcccaaacataataaaattttggtacataaattttttatttacatcccaataatttatacatttttataaaaatattaatttttgtatATATTTACTAATTTAATTTGTTGCTTTATTTTCGATTAAACAAATTGTTTGACCCACGGGTGTTTAAGTGTATCGATCTGCAAACGTGCAACCTGATCATGTCAAGTGGTTGACTTGTCGCTTATTAGAATTAATTAGTTCGTTACAAAGAGAGCTTGATTCGTTTGTGGAGGCAAACACCAGCTTCCTTCTTCACCCCTTGGCTTGTTTCCTCGTCTCCCAGTaatttgatacatgttttttttttttttgggatcgGTCGACTGGTTTCGTTTGTGGCGTCGATTGATCTAAAACGACGAGGTATGTTTGTTCTCGGCTTTATTGGATTTCGATTCCTTCGAGTTATTCATTTCGTTTCGTTTCGTTTTCATTCCGTGTCTTAATGAACTGTTGTTCTCAATAGTCACAgtttgaaaatatataaatgATTACCTCAGCACTTAAAATAGTTATAAAAATTGCAAAaggaaaatgaagaagaaatattAGCACA from the Primulina tabacum isolate GXHZ01 chromosome 16, ASM2559414v2, whole genome shotgun sequence genome contains:
- the LOC142529338 gene encoding E3 ubiquitin-protein ligase PUB23-like isoform X2 → MDELDIPQYFICPISLQIMKDPVTIISGITYDRESLERWLLTAVAEGHSSAVCPVSKQLLPLMSSDLTPNHMLRRLIQAWCIANAKSGIERIPTPKSPVHKSVVLKLIRDVKSGNPLFHLNAIKKLDEFSKDKEKNLKAMAEAGVPRAMIFLILKRFKEEVAKTSLLERLKLDFFKEMASILHKNISPQDNKSVLHVLIQTSPFGMNRMKIVEAGAIFEVMELELHNPDKKTTELIFCLLANLCSCAEGRQQFLKHAGGIALAAKRLLRISPTTDDRALCIIESIARFAATQEVVLEMLRVSAVSKLCMVLQADCAGYLKNKAKDIPRLHNYAWSNSPCVQVYLLTWYTR
- the LOC142529338 gene encoding E3 ubiquitin-protein ligase PUB24-like isoform X1, whose product is MDELDIPQYFICPISLQIMKDPVTIISGITYDRESLERWLLTAVAEGHSSAVCPVSKQLLPLMSSDLTPNHMLRRLIQAWCIANAKSGIERIPTPKSPVHKSVVLKLIRDVKSGNPLFHLNAIKKLDEFSKDKEKNLKAMAEAGVPRAMIFLILKRFKEGKTLFLEEALRILKLTWIPIEENKKIVEENFDFIHSLLWVLSSNELENTSKIHALKMLKNVTEVAKTSLLERLKLDFFKEMASILHKNISPQDNKSVLHVLIQTSPFGMNRMKIVEAGAIFEVMELELHNPDKKTTELIFCLLANLCSCAEGRQQFLKHAGGIALAAKRLLRISPTTDDRALCIIESIARFAATQEVVLEMLRVSAVSKLCMVLQADCAGYLKNKAKDIPRLHNYAWSNSPCVQVYLLTWYTR